Proteins found in one Populus alba chromosome 14, ASM523922v2, whole genome shotgun sequence genomic segment:
- the LOC118035808 gene encoding glutamate receptor 2.7 isoform X2 — protein sequence MSPLLVFFLVLPLLLESKAKAIEAGDNCSLITHQITGKIGGVINYSSRLGKEQKVAMEMAVEDYFRSSCSKQLTLQLEDSGGDSSTVATATTELISSKQVQSIIGAMTAQETGLFSEVDMNMKNIPIISLTSPAITPPSMPHQLPYFLQMSNHITLHMQCIVDIVGHFKWRKVTALYEHKNGFSAYSGIITLLSDKLKVVNSEISYHSDLSSMSSISNPEITIEQELIKLRSKSNRVFIVLVSSLELAILLFEKANQMRMMEKDYVWIVTDEIASLLDSVDSSVVNNMQGVIGFKTNFARTRDTFKRFKSRFRNKYGSKYPEEEEYSNPSIFALRAYDATWAIARAMEKSQGKITSKELSGNILSSNFEGLSGTVRFENNVLWQSPSFQIINVVGNSYRVMAVWSPKFGFSQSEEKYNGATANSSLKSLGPVYWPGGMPSTNPRGWAISDADIPLKIGVPAMGAFKQFVRVTFDQTQNATCVTGFTINVFEAVVKRLPYNLPYVLVPFYGTYDEMVEQVYRNGLDAAVGDTEIMADRFQYVDFSQPYVDSGLVMVVTQKSETSQTTWMLKTFTKKLWLLMIAMHVFIGLLVWLIERGNNTEFDGIGTMLWFSVTIIFYAHRQPLTSNLSRLVLTPWLFVILIVVASFTASLSSAMTVSRLEPSVLDIETLQRTNAPVGCNGNSFIKPLKLDMLKQHSLWSLTQRSSLENTAEVTPKQDLPSSSAVLALCFQRVHLWLLTSRRQPSKL from the exons atgtCTCCTCTCCTCGTCTTTTTCCTGGTTCTGCCGCTACTGTTAGAATCAAAAGCTAAGGCGATCGAGGCAGGAGATAACTGTTCACTGATCACCCATCAGATAACGGGGAAGATTGGTGGGGTTATCAATTATAGCTCTCGTTTAGGCAAGGAGCAGAAAGTAGCAATGGAGATGGCTGTTGAAGACTATTTTCGTTCAAGTTGCTCTAAGCAGCTAACTCTGCAACTTGAAGATTCAGGTGGAGACTCATCTACAGTTGCCACTGCAA CAACTGAGCTCATAAGTAGCAAACAAGTCCAATCGATAATCGGGGCAATGACAGCACAAGAAACTGGTCTATTTTCGGAGGTTGATatgaacatgaagaacattccTATTATATCCCTGACTTCGCCTGCAATAACTCCACCATCGATGCCACATCAATTGCCGTATTTCCTACAAATGAGTAACCATATAACCCTCCACATGCAATGCATAGTTGACATAGTAGGCCACTTCAAGTGGAGGAAAGTGACAGCACTGTACGAACACAAAAATGGTTTCTCTGCTTATTCTGGGATTATAACTCTCCTATCTGACAAGCTTAAAGTTGTCAACTCAGAGATTTCATACCACTCAGATCTCTCTTCCATGTCTTCTATATCAAACCCAGAAATCACCATTGAACAAGAGCTTATCAAGCTGAGGAGCAAAAGCAATAGGGTCTTCATAGTTTTAGTGTCTTCCTTGGAATTGGCTATCCTGCTCTTTGAGAAGGCAAATCAAATGCGGATGATGGAGAAAGATTACGTGTGGATTGTCACAGATGAGATTGCAAGCCTTCTCGACTCTGTTGATTCCTCTGTCGTGAACAACATGCAAGGCGTGATTGGTTTCAAGACAAACTTCGCACGCACTCGTGACACTTTTAAACGTTTTAAATCTAGATTTCGAAATAAGTATGGATCAAAGTacccagaagaagaagaatattctAATCCAAGTATCTTTGCACTCCGCGCATATGATGCAACTTGGGCTATTGCTCGAGCTATGGAGAAATCGCAGGGCAAGATAACCTCAAAAGAATTATCTGGGAACATTTTATCCAGTAATTTTGAAGGCCTAAGTGGTACCGTGAGGTTTGAAAACAATGTATTATGGCAATCGCCATCGTTTCAGATCATTAACGTTGTTGGTAACAGCTACAGAGTGATGGCAGTTTGGTCACCAAAATTTGGATTTTCGCAGAGTGAAGAGAAATATAATGGAGCGACTGCCAACAGTTCTTTGAAAAGCTTGGGTCCAGTTTATTGGCCAGGTGGAATGCCAAGCACAAACCCAAGAGGATGGGCGATATCTGATGCAGATATCCCATTGAAGATAGGGGTTCCTGCTATGGGTGCTTTCAAACAATTCGTGAGGGTGACTTTTGACCAGACCCAGAATGCAACTTGTGTAACCGGGTTCACAATCAATGTATTTGAAGCAGTTGTCAAGCGCCTGCCTTATAACTTGCCTTATGTGTTAGTTCCCTTTTATGGAACATACGATGAGATGGTGGAGCAAGTTTATCGCAAT GGCCTGGACGCAGCTGTTGGCGATACAGAGATAATGGCAGATCGATTTCAGTACGTAGATTTTTCGCAGCCATATGTTGATTCCGGACTTGTTATGGTAGTAACTCAGAAATCAGAAACATCGCAGACAACATGGATGCTGAAAACCTTTACGAAAAAATTGTGGCTGCTTATGATAGCAATGCATGTGTTCATAGGGTTGCTAGTGTGGCTAATTGAACGTGGGAACAACACTGAATTTGATGGGATCGGGACAATGCTATGGTTTTCGGTTACCATAATATTCTATGCACATC GACAACCGCTCACAAGCAACTTATCTCGATTAGTGTTGACACCATGGCTATTTGTGATTCTCATCGTCGTGGCAAGTTTTACAGCTAGCCTTTCGTCGGCAATGACAGTCTCACGGCTCGAACCGTCAGTGTTGGATATTGAAACACTTCAAAGAACAAATGCACCTGTTGGTTGCAATGGGAACTCCTTTATT AAGCCTTTGAAACTGGATATGTTAAAGCAGCATTCTTTGTGGAGCCTCACGCAAAGGTCTTCCTTGGAAAATACTGCAGAGGTTACACCAAAGCAGGACCTACCCTCAAGCTCGGCGGTTTTGGCTTT GTGTTTCCAAAGGGTTCACCTCTGGCTTTTGACATCTCGGAGGCAACCCTCAAAGTTATAG
- the LOC118035838 gene encoding ABSCISIC ACID-INSENSITIVE 5-like protein 5 isoform X1, whose amino-acid sequence MGTNFNFKSFTNDPSDAGGGRPPGNFPLASQSSIYSLTLEELQNTMGGSLGKDFGSMNMDELLKSIWSAEETQTVATATSAGVQDGVGLQRQGSLTLPRTLSLKTVDEVWKDMSKEYAINGTSAGVANNVPQRQPTLGEITLEEFLVRAGVVREDIPVAAKVNTNGGFFGDLSRVANNSSAIGFQQNRGVGLSNNNTNQISLQSSNLPLNGNGFRSNQAQVQQQQQQIFPKQPNMGYVTQMPPQSSPGIRGGILGIGDQGINSNLMQGGGMGVVGLGVATGSPANQLSSDGIGKSNGDTSSVSPVPYVFNGSGRGRRAGGAVEKVVERRQRRMIKNRESAARSRARKQAYTMELEAEVAKLKAENEELQKKQAEMMEMQKNQVPNLSITQNRTNNLTYLLITCLMASQCC is encoded by the exons ATGGGGactaatttcaatttcaagagCTTCACGAATGACCCGTCAGATGCCGGTGGTGGCCGGCCACCGGGGAATTTTCCGTTGGCTAGTCAGTCATCGATCTATTCTTTAACGCTTGAAGAACTTCAAAACACCATGGGAGGATCATTAGGGAAGGATTTTGGGTCAATGAACATGGATGAGCTGTTAAAGAGTATATGGAGTGCAGAGGAGACGCAGACCGTGGCAACAGCAACTTCTGCTGGGGTACAAGATGGTGTTGGTCTCCAGCGCCAGGGCTCGCTGACGCTGCCGCGGACACTGAGCCTGAAGACGGTGGATGAGGTCTGGAAAGACATGTCAAAGGAATATGCTATTAATGGGACTAGTGCTGGAGTTGCTAATAATGTACCCCAGAGGCAGCCTACCTTAGGAGAGATAACTTTGGAGGAGTTTTTGGTGAGAGCTGGGGTGGTGAGGGAGGATATTCCAGTGGCTGCAAAGGTTAATACTAATGGTGGATTTTTTGGTGATTTATCGCGGGTAGCCAATAATAGTTCAGCAATTGGGTTTCAGCAGAATAGGGGTGTGGGCTTGAGTAACAATAATACCAATCAAATCTCGTTGCAATCTTCGAATTTGCCTTTGAATGGTAACGGGTTTAGATCAAATCAGGCACAGgtgcaacagcagcagcaacaaataTTTCCTAAGCAGCCTAATATGGGATATGTGACACAGATGCCTCCACAAAGTAGTCCTGGAATTAGAGGTGGAATTCTGGGGATTGGAGATCAAGGGATCAATAGCAATTTGATGCAGGGTGGAGGGATGGGAGTGGTTGGATTAGGTGTCGCTACAGGGTCACCTGCGAACCAGCTGTCATCAGATGGAATTGGGAAGAGTAATGGGGATACATCTTCAGTATCTCCAGTGCCTTATGTATTTAATGGAAGTGGAAGGGGAAGGAGAGCAGGTGGTGCAGTTGAGAAGGTGGTTGAGAGGAGGCAGAGGAGAATGATTAAGAACAGAGAGTCAGCTGCAAGGTCTCGTGCTCGCAAGCAG GCTTATACGATGGAATTGGAAGCAGAAGTGGCAAAGTTGAAAGCGGAAAACGAAGAATTGCAGAAGAAACAG GCTGAAATGATGGAAATGCAGAAAAATCAGGTGCCAAATCTATCTATTACTCAAAATAGAACGAATAATCTTACCTATTTGCTCATAACATGTCTAATGGCCAGTCAATGCTGCTAG
- the LOC118035828 gene encoding protein DCL, chloroplastic — MAMASLSKPPPSLSPPALSNPISLFSSPAVVLSFPFNRTAFASPRLFAIKTGSDGSDLLRKPIVPSEKDLVGISEEVEDSEEEKEEGFVDWEDRILEDTVPLVGFVRMILHSGKYESGDRLSPDHERTIVDRLLAYHPDCDSKIGCGIDYITVGYHPDFVESRCLFIVRKDGQLVDFSYWKCIKGLIKKNYPLYADSFILRHFRRRRRS, encoded by the exons ATGGCCATGGCTTCGTTGTCTAAACCACCACCATCGCTATCCCCACCCGCTCTCTCAAACCCTATCTCTTTGTTTTCCTCTCCGGCAGTGGTGTTATCTTTTCCGTTTAATCGAACTGCTTTCGCTAGTCCACGTTTGTTCGCAATTAAGACAGGATCAGACGGTTCAGATTTGCTGAGAAAACCGATTGTACCGTCAGAGAAGGACTTGGTTGGAATTTCTGAAGAAGTAGAGGACAGTGAAGAGGAAAAGGAGGAAGGTTTTGTGGATTGGGAGGACCGGATTTTGGAGGATACCGTCCCTCTTGTTGGGTTTGTTAGAATGATTCTTCATTCTGGAAA ATATGAAAGTGGAGATAGATTGAGTCCAGATCATGAAAGAACTATTGTGGATAGATTGCTTGCATATCATCCAGATTGTGATAGCAAGATTGGATGTGGAATCGATTATATTACG GTTGGGTATCATCCTGATTTTGTAGAATCACGATGTTTGTTCATAGTTCGAAAAGATGGCCAATTGGTCGACTTTTCTTATTGGAAATGCATAAAGGGCTTGATCAAGAAGAACTATCCACTATATGCAGACAGTTTCATTCTCAGACATTTCCGACGGCGGAGAAGGAGTTGA
- the LOC118035838 gene encoding ABSCISIC ACID-INSENSITIVE 5-like protein 5 isoform X2, whose amino-acid sequence MGTNFNFKSFTNDPSDAGGGRPPGNFPLASQSSIYSLTLEELQNTMGGSLGKDFGSMNMDELLKSIWSAEETQTVATATSAGVQDGVGLQRQGSLTLPRTLSLKTVDEVWKDMSKEYAINGTSAGVANNVPQRQPTLGEITLEEFLVRAGVVREDIPVAAKVNTNGGFFGDLSRVANNSSAIGFQQNRGVGLSNNNTNQISLQSSNLPLNGNGFRSNQAQVQQQQQQIFPKQPNMGYVTQMPPQSSPGIRGGILGIGDQGINSNLMQGGGMGVVGLGVATGSPANQLSSDGIGKSNGDTSSVSPVPYVFNGSGRGRRAGGAVEKVVERRQRRMIKNRESAARSRARKQAYTMELEAEVAKLKAENEELQKKQAEMMEMQKNQVMEMMTLQQGGKRRCLRRTQTGPW is encoded by the exons ATGGGGactaatttcaatttcaagagCTTCACGAATGACCCGTCAGATGCCGGTGGTGGCCGGCCACCGGGGAATTTTCCGTTGGCTAGTCAGTCATCGATCTATTCTTTAACGCTTGAAGAACTTCAAAACACCATGGGAGGATCATTAGGGAAGGATTTTGGGTCAATGAACATGGATGAGCTGTTAAAGAGTATATGGAGTGCAGAGGAGACGCAGACCGTGGCAACAGCAACTTCTGCTGGGGTACAAGATGGTGTTGGTCTCCAGCGCCAGGGCTCGCTGACGCTGCCGCGGACACTGAGCCTGAAGACGGTGGATGAGGTCTGGAAAGACATGTCAAAGGAATATGCTATTAATGGGACTAGTGCTGGAGTTGCTAATAATGTACCCCAGAGGCAGCCTACCTTAGGAGAGATAACTTTGGAGGAGTTTTTGGTGAGAGCTGGGGTGGTGAGGGAGGATATTCCAGTGGCTGCAAAGGTTAATACTAATGGTGGATTTTTTGGTGATTTATCGCGGGTAGCCAATAATAGTTCAGCAATTGGGTTTCAGCAGAATAGGGGTGTGGGCTTGAGTAACAATAATACCAATCAAATCTCGTTGCAATCTTCGAATTTGCCTTTGAATGGTAACGGGTTTAGATCAAATCAGGCACAGgtgcaacagcagcagcaacaaataTTTCCTAAGCAGCCTAATATGGGATATGTGACACAGATGCCTCCACAAAGTAGTCCTGGAATTAGAGGTGGAATTCTGGGGATTGGAGATCAAGGGATCAATAGCAATTTGATGCAGGGTGGAGGGATGGGAGTGGTTGGATTAGGTGTCGCTACAGGGTCACCTGCGAACCAGCTGTCATCAGATGGAATTGGGAAGAGTAATGGGGATACATCTTCAGTATCTCCAGTGCCTTATGTATTTAATGGAAGTGGAAGGGGAAGGAGAGCAGGTGGTGCAGTTGAGAAGGTGGTTGAGAGGAGGCAGAGGAGAATGATTAAGAACAGAGAGTCAGCTGCAAGGTCTCGTGCTCGCAAGCAG GCTTATACGATGGAATTGGAAGCAGAAGTGGCAAAGTTGAAAGCGGAAAACGAAGAATTGCAGAAGAAACAG GCTGAAATGATGGAAATGCAGAAAAATCAG GTCATGGAGATGATGACTTTGCAGCAGGGGGGTAAGAGACGGTGCTTGAGACGAACTCAGACAGGTCCATGGTGA
- the LOC118035850 gene encoding THO complex subunit 5B: MEDGEIVEAVAMEEDMQFSSYESLKETKSSVEEIISQLLSMKRESKSKSQLPEFIAQMFLNFVNLRQVNRSILLEEDKVKAETEKAKAPVDFTTLQLHNLMYEKSHYLKAIKACKDFRSKYPDIELVNEDEFFRDAPQHIKGSNLSTDTSHNLMLKRLNYELHQRKELCKLREKLEQKKKGLLETIANRKKFLLSLPSHLKSLKKASLPVQNQLGVLHTKKLKQHNLAELLPPPLYVIYSQLLAQKEAFGECIDLEVVGSVKDAQAFARQQANKDSSISTNVETSRLEDDAPDEEDDGQRRRKRPKRVQSKEGVDQAGSYQAHPLKVFLHIFDDEVSDPKSAKLITLKFEYLLKLNVVCVGVEGSLEGPENNILCNLFPNDTGAELPQQSAKLIVGDNLAFDERRTSRPYKWAQHLAGIDFLPETAPLLSDLETASSETAKNEIVLSGLSLYRQQNRVQTVVQRIRSRKRAQLALVEQLESLMKLEWPPLNCESVPWVLHTPLCNLHGWSPAGPPPNQASTVAVTGTNIVQEPIDVSMDGRLESAREDGELPSLIAAASAVNDVKLTPKVSTIEHSRQLSLMSKSIISPISKVKSQSFKKHDEDFDLLLDTDSDLDELSQIEPEVETDASIKYYEMAEKSWVDYGVKEYTLVLIRKKDDGEKKVKLEAKVKISMEYPLRPPLFGLSLYSAAENHDENNGSERYNELRAMEAEVNLYVLKLLPLDQENHVLAHQVRYLAMLFDYFMDEASASAKCTSVVDVGLCKPVSGSLLARSFRGRDRRKMISWKDMECTSGYPY, encoded by the exons atGGAGGACGGCGAGATAGTGGAGGCAGTGGCAATGGAAGAAGACATGCAATTCTCTTCCTACGAATCACTCAAAGAAACCAAATCCTCTGTAGAGGAAATCATTTCCCAACTCCTCTCTATGAAAAGAGAGTCCAAATCCAAATCTCAACTCCCCGAATTCATCGCTCAAATGTTCCTCAACTTCGTAAATCTCCGCCAG GTCAATAGGTCGATTTTGCTAGAGGAAGATAAAGTGAAAGCGGAGACGGAGAAAGCAAAAGCTCCGGTGGACTTTACGACTTTGCAGTTACATAATTTGATGTATGAGAAGAGCCATTATCTTAAAGCTATAAAAGCTTGTAAGGATTTTAGATCTAAATATCCTGATATTGAACTTGTAAATGAAGATGAGTTTTTTCGCGATGCTCCTCAGCATATTAAAGGGTCAAATTTGTCTACTGATACTTCGCATAATTTGATGCTGAAGAGACTAAATTATGAGCTTCATcag agAAAAGAGCTGTGTAAGTTGCGTGAGAAACTggaacagaagaagaaaggtttgttGGAGACTATTGCGAATAGGAAGAAGTTCTTGTTGAGTTTGCCGTCGCATCTTAAATCGCTTAAGAAAGCTTCATTGCCAGTACAGAATCAGTTAGGGGTTCTGCATACCAAGAAATTAAAGCAGCATAACTTGGCGGAGTTACTTCCGCCTCCACTTTATGTGATTTACTCGCAGCTGTTGGCGCAAAAGGAAGCATTTGGAGAATGTATTGATCTGGAGGTGGTGGGAAGTGTTAAAGATGCTCAAGCATTTGCTCGTCAGCAAGCGAATAAGGACAGCA GTATATCTACCAATGTAGAGACTTCCAGGTTGGAGGACGATGCACCTGATGAGGAAGATGATGGTCAAAGAAGGAGAAAGAGGCCAAAGAGGGTTCAAAGCAAAGAGGGCGTTGATCAGGCAGGATCATATCAAGCTCATCCGCTCAAGGTTTTTCTCCATATATTTGACGATGAGGTTTCTGATCCAAAATCTGCAAAGCTCATTACTCTGAAGTTTGAATACTTGCTGAAGTTGAATGTTGTATGTGTTGGGGTTGAAGGGTCACTTGAAGGACCAGAAAATAACATCTTATGCAACTTATTTCCCAATGACACTGGAGCTGAGCTGCCTCAGCAG TCAGCAAAGCTCATTGTAGGTGACAACCTTGCATTTGATGAAAGGAGAACTTCACGTCCATATAAGTGGGCCCAGCATTTGGCAGGAATTGATTTCTTACCAGAGACAGCCCCGTTACTCAGCGACCTTGAAACTGCAAGCAGTGAAACTGCTAAAAACGAGATTGTTTTATCTGGATTGTCACTGTATCGCCAACAGAATCGGGTGCAGACAGTTGTGCAAAGAATTCGCTCTCGGAAAAGGGCTCAGCTGGCTCTTGT GGAACAACTTGAATCGCTTATGAAGCTTGAATGGCCTCCTCTGAATTGTGAAAGTGTTCCATGGGTTTTGCATACACCTTTATGCAATTTACATGGCTGGTCGCCAGCAGGGCCTCCACCTAATCAAGCTTCAACTGTGGCTGTTACTGGTACGAATATAGTTCAGGAACCAATAGATGTCAGTATGGATGGAAGATTGGAGAGTGCTAGGGAAGATGGGGAGCTTCCATCTCTAATTGCAGCTGCTTCTGCTGTGAATGATGTTAAGCTTACTCCAAAAGTATCTACTATAGAGCATTCCAGGCAGCTGAGTTTAATGTCGAAGAGCATTATATCACCAATTAGTAAGGTGAAATCACAAAGTTTCAAGAAACATGATGAAGATTTTGATCTCTTGCTGGATACTGATAGTGATTTGGATGAGCTTTCACAAATTGAGCCAGAGGTAGAAACCGATGCATCTATTAAATACTATGAAATGGCTGAAAAGTCATGGGTGGATTATGGGGTTAAAGAATATACCCTTGTCTTAATAAGGAAAAAAGATGACGGAGAGAAGAAAGTAAAGTTAGAAGCAAAG GTTAAAATCAGCATGGAGTATCCTCTTAGGCCTCCTCTCTTTGGCTTGAGTCTGTACAGTGCTGCAGAAAATCATGATGAGAATAATGGCTCTGAACGGTACAATGAACTTCGAGCCATGGAAGCTGAG GTAAATCTTTATGTATTAAAGCTGCTACCTTTGGATCAAGAAAATCATGTCTTAGCTCATCAAGTGCGCTATCTTGCAATGTTGTTTGACTATTTCATGGATGAGGCATCTGCAAGTGCAAAATGTACTTCTGTTGTCGATGTTGGTTTGTGTAAACCTGTTAGTGGTAGTCTTCTTGCTAGATCATTTAGAGGGAGGGATCGCAGGAAGATGATATCCTGGAAGGACATGGAATGCACCTCTGGCTACCCATACTAG
- the LOC118035808 gene encoding glutamate receptor 2.7 isoform X1, whose protein sequence is MSPLLVFFLVLPLLLESKAKAIEAGDNCSLITHQITGKIGGVINYSSRLGKEQKVAMEMAVEDYFRSSCSKQLTLQLEDSGGDSSTVATATTELISSKQVQSIIGAMTAQETGLFSEVDMNMKNIPIISLTSPAITPPSMPHQLPYFLQMSNHITLHMQCIVDIVGHFKWRKVTALYEHKNGFSAYSGIITLLSDKLKVVNSEISYHSDLSSMSSISNPEITIEQELIKLRSKSNRVFIVLVSSLELAILLFEKANQMRMMEKDYVWIVTDEIASLLDSVDSSVVNNMQGVIGFKTNFARTRDTFKRFKSRFRNKYGSKYPEEEEYSNPSIFALRAYDATWAIARAMEKSQGKITSKELSGNILSSNFEGLSGTVRFENNVLWQSPSFQIINVVGNSYRVMAVWSPKFGFSQSEEKYNGATANSSLKSLGPVYWPGGMPSTNPRGWAISDADIPLKIGVPAMGAFKQFVRVTFDQTQNATCVTGFTINVFEAVVKRLPYNLPYVLVPFYGTYDEMVEQVYRNGLDAAVGDTEIMADRFQYVDFSQPYVDSGLVMVVTQKSETSQTTWMLKTFTKKLWLLMIAMHVFIGLLVWLIERGNNTEFDGIGTMLWFSVTIIFYAHRQPLTSNLSRLVLTPWLFVILIVVASFTASLSSAMTVSRLEPSVLDIETLQRTNAPVGCNGNSFIVRYLINVLLFKPENIKKIDSIHDYPEAFETGYVKAAFFVEPHAKVFLGKYCRGYTKAGPTLKLGGFGFVFPKGSPLAFDISEATLKVIESGELRQFEELLSSSNCTSQRTAIDTSSLGLEPFAGLFILSGTIAAFGSLVAIFRLGRNVHILSYIQTELTRRRIWRWASFQLSRKCSNKETSSTQAC, encoded by the exons atgtCTCCTCTCCTCGTCTTTTTCCTGGTTCTGCCGCTACTGTTAGAATCAAAAGCTAAGGCGATCGAGGCAGGAGATAACTGTTCACTGATCACCCATCAGATAACGGGGAAGATTGGTGGGGTTATCAATTATAGCTCTCGTTTAGGCAAGGAGCAGAAAGTAGCAATGGAGATGGCTGTTGAAGACTATTTTCGTTCAAGTTGCTCTAAGCAGCTAACTCTGCAACTTGAAGATTCAGGTGGAGACTCATCTACAGTTGCCACTGCAA CAACTGAGCTCATAAGTAGCAAACAAGTCCAATCGATAATCGGGGCAATGACAGCACAAGAAACTGGTCTATTTTCGGAGGTTGATatgaacatgaagaacattccTATTATATCCCTGACTTCGCCTGCAATAACTCCACCATCGATGCCACATCAATTGCCGTATTTCCTACAAATGAGTAACCATATAACCCTCCACATGCAATGCATAGTTGACATAGTAGGCCACTTCAAGTGGAGGAAAGTGACAGCACTGTACGAACACAAAAATGGTTTCTCTGCTTATTCTGGGATTATAACTCTCCTATCTGACAAGCTTAAAGTTGTCAACTCAGAGATTTCATACCACTCAGATCTCTCTTCCATGTCTTCTATATCAAACCCAGAAATCACCATTGAACAAGAGCTTATCAAGCTGAGGAGCAAAAGCAATAGGGTCTTCATAGTTTTAGTGTCTTCCTTGGAATTGGCTATCCTGCTCTTTGAGAAGGCAAATCAAATGCGGATGATGGAGAAAGATTACGTGTGGATTGTCACAGATGAGATTGCAAGCCTTCTCGACTCTGTTGATTCCTCTGTCGTGAACAACATGCAAGGCGTGATTGGTTTCAAGACAAACTTCGCACGCACTCGTGACACTTTTAAACGTTTTAAATCTAGATTTCGAAATAAGTATGGATCAAAGTacccagaagaagaagaatattctAATCCAAGTATCTTTGCACTCCGCGCATATGATGCAACTTGGGCTATTGCTCGAGCTATGGAGAAATCGCAGGGCAAGATAACCTCAAAAGAATTATCTGGGAACATTTTATCCAGTAATTTTGAAGGCCTAAGTGGTACCGTGAGGTTTGAAAACAATGTATTATGGCAATCGCCATCGTTTCAGATCATTAACGTTGTTGGTAACAGCTACAGAGTGATGGCAGTTTGGTCACCAAAATTTGGATTTTCGCAGAGTGAAGAGAAATATAATGGAGCGACTGCCAACAGTTCTTTGAAAAGCTTGGGTCCAGTTTATTGGCCAGGTGGAATGCCAAGCACAAACCCAAGAGGATGGGCGATATCTGATGCAGATATCCCATTGAAGATAGGGGTTCCTGCTATGGGTGCTTTCAAACAATTCGTGAGGGTGACTTTTGACCAGACCCAGAATGCAACTTGTGTAACCGGGTTCACAATCAATGTATTTGAAGCAGTTGTCAAGCGCCTGCCTTATAACTTGCCTTATGTGTTAGTTCCCTTTTATGGAACATACGATGAGATGGTGGAGCAAGTTTATCGCAAT GGCCTGGACGCAGCTGTTGGCGATACAGAGATAATGGCAGATCGATTTCAGTACGTAGATTTTTCGCAGCCATATGTTGATTCCGGACTTGTTATGGTAGTAACTCAGAAATCAGAAACATCGCAGACAACATGGATGCTGAAAACCTTTACGAAAAAATTGTGGCTGCTTATGATAGCAATGCATGTGTTCATAGGGTTGCTAGTGTGGCTAATTGAACGTGGGAACAACACTGAATTTGATGGGATCGGGACAATGCTATGGTTTTCGGTTACCATAATATTCTATGCACATC GACAACCGCTCACAAGCAACTTATCTCGATTAGTGTTGACACCATGGCTATTTGTGATTCTCATCGTCGTGGCAAGTTTTACAGCTAGCCTTTCGTCGGCAATGACAGTCTCACGGCTCGAACCGTCAGTGTTGGATATTGAAACACTTCAAAGAACAAATGCACCTGTTGGTTGCAATGGGAACTCCTTTATTGTAAGATATTTGATTAATGTTTTGCTTTTCAAACCAGAGAACATAAAGAAGATTGATTCGATACATGATTACCCAGAAGCCTTTGAAACTGGATATGTTAAAGCAGCATTCTTTGTGGAGCCTCACGCAAAGGTCTTCCTTGGAAAATACTGCAGAGGTTACACCAAAGCAGGACCTACCCTCAAGCTCGGCGGTTTTGGCTTT GTGTTTCCAAAGGGTTCACCTCTGGCTTTTGACATCTCGGAGGCAACCCTCAAAGTTATAGAGAGTGGAGAATTGCGCCAGTTTGAGGAGTTGCTCTCCTCTTCTAATTGCACCTCTCAAAGGACCGCAATTGACACCTCAAGTTTAGGCCTGGAACCTTTTGCTGGTCTATTTATATTGTCAGGTACCATTGCAGCCTTCGGATCCCTCGTTGCCATTTTTCGTCTGGGTAGGAATGTGCACATCTTGAGTTACATTCAAACAGAACTCACAAGAAGAAGAATTTGGAGATGGGCAAGTTTTCAATTGTCCAGAAAATGTTCTAACAAGGAGACTTCTTCGACCCAAGCGTGTTGA